One genomic region from Streptomyces sp. NBC_00582 encodes:
- a CDS encoding sugar ABC transporter substrate-binding protein, whose amino-acid sequence MKSHHLRVVAVVAGAVLLAGAATACNRGSDTADKPTIGIDLPRADSDFWNSYSRYMRREASALDIDTLPTSNSRNDVTKLAANAQAFESIGADAIIMAPQDTGAIASTLDQLASKHIPVVSVDTRPDRGKVYMVVRADNRAYGTKACEFLGKQLGGKGKVAELQGALDSINGRDRSEAFAACMKRNFPDITVYPLPTDWDGSVAFNKLQTLLAQHPDIKGIYMQAGGVFLQPTLSLLEQKGLLKPAGTAGHVVIVSNDGIPQEFAAIRRGDIDATVSQPADLYAKYALYYAKAAASGRTFKAGPTKHGSTIVQLPNGLEDQLPAPLVTKANVDDSSLWGNNIPQ is encoded by the coding sequence ATGAAGTCCCACCATCTGCGTGTCGTTGCCGTCGTTGCCGGAGCCGTACTGCTTGCAGGAGCCGCCACGGCGTGCAACCGCGGCAGCGACACCGCCGACAAGCCCACGATCGGCATCGACCTGCCGCGTGCCGACTCCGACTTCTGGAACTCCTATTCCCGGTACATGAGGCGAGAGGCCTCCGCCCTGGACATCGACACCTTGCCGACCAGCAACTCCCGAAACGACGTCACCAAGTTGGCGGCGAATGCCCAGGCCTTCGAGTCCATTGGCGCCGATGCCATCATCATGGCACCGCAGGACACCGGTGCCATCGCCTCCACTCTCGACCAACTGGCGAGCAAGCACATCCCGGTGGTGAGTGTGGACACTCGGCCCGACAGGGGCAAGGTCTACATGGTGGTGCGGGCTGACAACAGGGCCTACGGCACCAAGGCCTGCGAGTTCCTCGGCAAGCAACTCGGCGGCAAGGGCAAGGTTGCCGAACTCCAGGGTGCGCTGGATTCCATCAACGGGCGTGACCGCTCGGAGGCGTTCGCCGCCTGCATGAAGAGGAACTTCCCCGACATCACCGTCTACCCCCTGCCCACCGACTGGGACGGCTCGGTCGCCTTCAACAAACTGCAGACCCTGCTGGCTCAGCACCCGGACATCAAGGGCATCTACATGCAGGCGGGCGGTGTCTTTCTGCAGCCAACCCTGTCCCTGCTCGAGCAGAAGGGCCTGCTCAAGCCTGCGGGCACCGCGGGGCACGTCGTGATTGTCTCGAACGACGGCATCCCGCAGGAGTTTGCCGCGATCCGCAGGGGTGACATCGACGCCACCGTCTCACAACCCGCTGATCTCTACGCCAAGTACGCTCTCTACTACGCCAAAGCGGCGGCGTCGGGCAGGACGTTCAAGGCCGGGCCCACGAAGCACGGTTCCACCATCGTCCAGCTGCCCAACGGGCTGGAGGATCAGCTGCCCGCGCCACTGGTGACCAAGGCGAACGTGGATGACAGCTCCCTGTGGGGCAACAACATCCCCCAATGA
- a CDS encoding nuclear transport factor 2 family protein, whose amino-acid sequence MSNQIETVTESPADVVRGLYDALTKGDVPGVLAKLAPEVIVDEPDQLPYGGVHQGREVFVQSILGTMMAHANVAITDAEVFEGPAGVIGTLTGTLTAHTTGEKFPLTMVEIHQVEDGMVRKIDVYTKNPHELAAFYTRAEAGTR is encoded by the coding sequence ATGAGCAACCAGATCGAGACGGTGACGGAGAGCCCCGCGGATGTCGTGCGAGGGCTGTATGACGCGTTGACCAAAGGCGACGTGCCGGGTGTCCTGGCCAAGCTCGCCCCCGAGGTGATCGTCGATGAGCCGGACCAGCTCCCCTACGGCGGCGTGCACCAGGGCCGCGAGGTGTTCGTGCAGTCGATCCTCGGCACGATGATGGCCCACGCCAACGTCGCCATTACCGACGCCGAGGTGTTCGAGGGCCCGGCGGGCGTCATCGGAACGCTCACCGGAACGCTCACAGCCCACACCACCGGCGAGAAGTTCCCGCTGACCATGGTCGAGATCCACCAGGTCGAGGACGGCATGGTCCGCAAGATCGACGTCTACACCAAGAACCCCCACGAACTCGCCGCGTTCTACACACGCGCCGAAGCGGGCACCCGCTGA
- a CDS encoding helix-turn-helix transcriptional regulator, whose product MDNRDAVSAFLRSRRDKITPEQAGLPTYGRRRVSGLRRGEVAALAGVSVEYYTRLERGSLQGVSDSVLDALARALRLDATERMYLYDLARAAGPAPRTRVPRPESRSTVRPSVARIVDGMPELPAYVMNNRLDALAANSLGRALYSEMYADPTCGANVARFAFFNSAARRFYTDWERMARFAVGALRIEAGKNPYDRELSNLIGELSTRSDAFRVMWGSHDVHVFRESTKRLNHPLVGELELDQETMSLPDESGLSVVVYSAPPETAAEDGLKLLASWSATAGQVQDA is encoded by the coding sequence ATGGACAACCGGGACGCAGTCAGCGCATTCCTCCGCTCCCGACGCGACAAGATCACCCCGGAGCAGGCCGGTCTGCCGACGTACGGTCGGCGCCGGGTGTCCGGGCTGCGCAGGGGGGAGGTCGCCGCACTCGCCGGCGTGAGCGTCGAGTACTACACGCGCCTGGAGCGCGGCAGCCTCCAGGGGGTCTCCGACAGTGTGCTCGACGCCCTCGCCCGCGCCTTGCGGCTGGACGCCACCGAGCGCATGTACCTGTACGACCTCGCCCGCGCTGCCGGACCGGCGCCGCGAACGCGGGTACCGCGGCCAGAAAGCCGATCGACGGTGCGGCCGAGTGTGGCGCGGATCGTCGATGGCATGCCGGAGCTGCCGGCGTACGTGATGAACAACCGCCTCGATGCGCTGGCCGCCAACTCGTTGGGCCGGGCCCTGTACTCGGAGATGTATGCCGACCCGACATGCGGGGCGAACGTCGCCCGGTTCGCGTTCTTCAACTCCGCGGCCAGGCGGTTCTACACCGACTGGGAGCGCATGGCTCGCTTCGCCGTGGGCGCGCTGCGCATCGAGGCGGGGAAAAACCCCTACGACCGGGAGCTGTCGAACCTGATCGGTGAACTGTCCACCCGCAGCGACGCCTTCCGCGTGATGTGGGGCTCGCACGACGTGCATGTCTTCCGGGAGAGCACCAAACGCCTCAATCATCCTCTCGTCGGCGAACTGGAACTCGATCAGGAGACCATGAGCCTGCCGGACGAAAGCGGCCTGAGTGTTGTCGTCTACAGCGCGCCCCCCGAAACCGCCGCGGAGGACGGCCTGAAGCTACTCGCCAGTTGGTCCGCCACGGCCGGGCAGGTGCAGGACGCGTAA
- a CDS encoding DUF5707 domain-containing protein translates to MSRRMALSAAAGAVVLAGAGAFALAHADEQPPALADSTARYTAPDKDRDGTLTFVTDVTASSGVKDVKVLAWPENSSLAKQKLTTKDMAAAESATCKPAGHDSARCTYTLTLTSSDADSSPGGLWHIAVLATAEDGSTTLDREAADFTVE, encoded by the coding sequence ATGTCGCGACGTATGGCTCTGTCCGCTGCCGCCGGTGCCGTAGTCCTCGCCGGCGCCGGCGCCTTCGCTCTCGCCCACGCCGACGAACAGCCTCCGGCACTGGCCGACAGCACCGCCCGCTACACCGCTCCCGACAAGGACCGCGACGGCACGCTCACCTTCGTCACCGACGTCACCGCGTCCTCGGGCGTCAAGGACGTGAAGGTCCTGGCGTGGCCCGAGAACTCATCCCTCGCCAAGCAGAAGCTGACCACCAAGGACATGGCTGCCGCGGAATCCGCCACCTGCAAGCCCGCCGGCCACGACTCCGCACGCTGCACCTACACACTCACCCTCACCAGCAGCGACGCCGACTCATCCCCCGGCGGCCTCTGGCACATCGCCGTCCTGGCCACCGCCGAGGACGGCTCCACCACCCTGGACAGGGAGGCGGCCGACTTCACGGTCGAATAG
- a CDS encoding Imm32 family immunity protein, with protein MRLVSDPVFGEVDLTASAEELAALARAVAEGDGFVGSSPPLDGGTLAGVEVRKSSGPGVRVELDASRQVLVISGDPGARAILAANLEGMATAEDGGHLHIDYFPEHPYLVEGSLPIVVNSPHGGMPAR; from the coding sequence GTGCGACTGGTTTCCGATCCCGTGTTCGGCGAAGTGGATCTCACCGCTTCGGCGGAGGAACTGGCCGCCCTGGCGAGGGCGGTGGCCGAGGGTGACGGGTTCGTCGGCTCCTCGCCGCCACTGGACGGTGGCACCTTGGCGGGGGTCGAAGTCAGGAAGTCTTCCGGCCCCGGGGTTCGGGTCGAACTGGACGCCTCGCGGCAGGTTCTGGTGATCAGCGGCGATCCCGGCGCGAGAGCGATTCTCGCAGCCAACCTTGAGGGCATGGCCACCGCCGAGGACGGTGGTCACCTCCACATCGACTACTTTCCCGAGCACCCCTACCTCGTTGAAGGGTCCCTGCCGATCGTGGTCAACAGTCCCCACGGAGGGATGCCGGCCCGATGA
- a CDS encoding NlpC/P60 family protein has protein sequence MRRANPRVHDRGRTPHGRFRPLRLLLAAAVAVACLALPTAAPATAAPAAPAADTCAPLKAGASTAAQDAVNVACRYVGWMYAWGGGHAGGLPGPSQGMLDTDPRSINDPTYWSFDCIGLVRWAWYKATRQDIISERTTQSTWQNPGYAHTRFTKAQGEAPLLPGDIMYFGEGLSHVALYLGNGKRLESPQSGEVIRVSDIPWAGYQGSLRPEVPGVFPVWEYDGLGKQVKTWGQPNLRNDSTTGSGINWSVSNGISVAVRALCQRVGERVTVDGMVNNVWTYLPDYRSWISNLFLQGPAITPGVPSCGDYARIGGTLEGASSNTSCGDGTPPESAGAWTARSATVFGRTVELRYNSTTACAWGRITGGTIGDEIWVDRSNDGGDTWEPMLGYTTVTSGGDAYTPQWNDNGLVMRACGTNGKGGSIVCTGWF, from the coding sequence ATGAGAAGAGCCAACCCACGCGTCCATGACCGCGGCAGAACACCGCACGGCCGCTTCCGGCCGCTGCGGCTGCTGCTCGCCGCCGCCGTGGCCGTCGCCTGTCTGGCTCTGCCGACGGCGGCACCGGCCACCGCCGCACCGGCCGCACCGGCCGCCGACACCTGTGCGCCGCTGAAGGCGGGAGCGAGCACGGCCGCCCAGGACGCCGTCAACGTCGCCTGCCGCTACGTCGGCTGGATGTACGCCTGGGGCGGCGGCCACGCCGGAGGACTGCCCGGACCCAGCCAGGGCATGCTGGACACGGACCCGAGGTCCATCAACGATCCGACGTACTGGAGCTTCGACTGCATCGGCCTCGTGCGCTGGGCCTGGTACAAGGCCACCCGCCAGGACATCATCAGCGAGCGCACCACGCAGTCCACCTGGCAGAACCCGGGCTACGCGCACACCAGGTTCACCAAGGCGCAGGGCGAGGCTCCGCTGCTGCCGGGCGACATCATGTACTTCGGCGAGGGACTCAGCCACGTCGCCCTCTACCTGGGTAACGGCAAGAGACTCGAATCGCCCCAGTCGGGCGAGGTCATCCGCGTCTCGGACATCCCGTGGGCCGGCTACCAGGGTTCGCTGCGGCCCGAGGTCCCGGGCGTCTTCCCGGTGTGGGAGTACGACGGTCTCGGCAAGCAGGTGAAGACCTGGGGCCAGCCGAACCTGCGCAACGACTCCACCACCGGCAGCGGCATCAACTGGTCGGTCAGCAACGGCATTTCGGTCGCCGTGCGGGCGCTGTGCCAGCGCGTGGGGGAACGCGTCACCGTGGACGGCATGGTCAACAACGTCTGGACGTATCTGCCGGACTACCGCAGCTGGATCAGCAATCTCTTCCTCCAGGGCCCGGCGATCACACCTGGTGTGCCGTCGTGCGGGGACTACGCGAGAATCGGCGGCACGCTGGAGGGCGCGTCCTCCAACACCTCCTGCGGGGACGGCACCCCACCCGAATCCGCCGGTGCGTGGACGGCCAGGTCCGCGACCGTGTTCGGCCGTACCGTCGAGCTGCGCTACAACAGCACGACCGCCTGTGCCTGGGGCCGTATCACCGGCGGCACGATCGGTGACGAGATCTGGGTCGATCGCAGCAACGACGGCGGGGACACCTGGGAGCCGATGCTCGGCTACACGACCGTCACCTCGGGCGGTGACGCGTACACCCCGCAGTGGAACGACAACGGCCTGGTGATGCGTGCCTGCGGCACCAACGGCAAGGGCGGCTCCATCGTCTGCACGGGCTGGTTCTGA
- a CDS encoding IPT/TIG domain-containing protein yields the protein MSVIDAATHTVVENIDVGDGPTCIAITPGGTHAYVTDNASGSVSVMATTVIPDQGSTAGGTRVTITGRHLAGASSVRFGTAPAAITANTDTSLTVTAPAGSGAVPVTVTTAGGTGILGTFYYRPLPALTGISPAAGPLAGSDQEITITGRDLAGATDVYFGPRRAVIQKVSDTHLAVRTPAGVGAPVAGGVTITVFTPGGRAEGPLYTYLGTPAVTGVSPGTGPTTGGTDVSITGTGLAATDQVTFNGVPATFTAVSDTTLIATSPPSGQEGTVDITVTTPGGTATGSFTYVFEPAL from the coding sequence GTGAGCGTGATCGACGCCGCCACCCACACGGTCGTGGAGAACATCGACGTCGGAGACGGTCCCACCTGCATCGCGATCACCCCCGGCGGGACACACGCCTACGTGACCGACAACGCGTCGGGCAGCGTGAGCGTCATGGCGACGACCGTGATCCCCGACCAGGGATCCACGGCCGGCGGCACCCGGGTGACGATCACCGGCCGCCACCTGGCCGGCGCGAGCTCCGTGCGTTTCGGCACTGCCCCGGCCGCCATCACCGCCAACACGGACACCTCGCTGACCGTCACCGCCCCTGCCGGAAGCGGCGCCGTCCCGGTGACGGTCACCACCGCGGGCGGCACCGGAATCCTCGGAACCTTCTACTACCGGCCCCTTCCCGCCCTCACCGGCATCAGCCCCGCCGCGGGCCCCCTCGCCGGCAGCGACCAGGAGATCACCATCACCGGCCGCGACCTGGCCGGAGCCACCGACGTGTACTTCGGGCCCCGCCGGGCCGTCATCCAGAAGGTCTCCGACACGCATCTGGCCGTCAGGACACCGGCCGGTGTCGGGGCTCCTGTCGCGGGCGGCGTCACCATCACCGTGTTCACCCCCGGCGGGCGCGCCGAGGGCCCGCTCTACACCTACCTCGGCACACCCGCCGTCACCGGCGTCAGCCCCGGCACGGGCCCCACCACCGGCGGTACCGACGTCAGCATCACCGGCACCGGGCTGGCCGCCACCGACCAGGTCACCTTCAACGGCGTCCCCGCCACCTTCACCGCCGTCTCCGACACCACGCTCATCGCCACCTCCCCGCCCAGCGGACAGGAAGGCACCGTCGACATCACCGTCACCACCCCCGGCGGCACCGCCACCGGATCCTTCACCTACGTCTTCGAACCTGCCCTCTGA
- a CDS encoding PP2C family protein-serine/threonine phosphatase yields the protein MAEGGRKPRRSVPDRSEGFGERLLGLLLDRAHEMPPQLIAPLVAQEVAKIGGREVSILLQDYGQELLAPLPGRGLLVGGPEPIGDSPAGRAFLNATAVEVRQAGGVRMYLPLLDGSDQVGVMAVTLDTVDDDDRRLLGRLAGLVADIIVTKHSYTDQFFQARRREPMSVAAEMQWSLLPPLAMSVPQVAVAGILEPAYNIAGDSFDYALNDTILHAAVFDAMGHGLEAATMATVAVGAYRHARRALVDLSEKYIFMDQAISQMFGPERFVTAQMMHLDIVEGSLLWVNAGHPAPLLIRDRQVVERLESATTLPVGFGGQRPKISGRQLRRGDRVLFYTDGVIEERNLAGETFGEDRLINCINSMQPVEEGLRGELRRLSHTLKGERGGHTSDDATLFLVEWRGGTADYLTVLA from the coding sequence ATGGCGGAAGGCGGCCGGAAGCCTCGTCGGAGCGTGCCCGACCGGTCGGAAGGATTCGGTGAGCGGCTGCTGGGCCTGTTGCTGGACCGGGCTCACGAGATGCCGCCGCAGCTGATCGCTCCACTGGTCGCGCAGGAGGTGGCCAAGATCGGCGGCCGTGAGGTGTCGATCCTGCTGCAGGACTACGGGCAGGAACTGCTGGCGCCGCTGCCGGGCAGGGGACTGCTGGTCGGCGGGCCTGAGCCGATCGGCGACTCTCCCGCGGGCCGGGCGTTCCTCAACGCGACCGCTGTCGAGGTCCGGCAGGCGGGCGGCGTCCGGATGTATCTGCCTCTGCTGGACGGCAGCGACCAGGTGGGGGTAATGGCCGTCACCCTGGACACCGTCGACGACGACGACCGGCGCCTGCTGGGCAGGCTCGCCGGGCTGGTCGCCGACATCATCGTCACCAAGCACAGCTACACCGACCAGTTCTTCCAGGCCAGACGCCGCGAACCCATGAGCGTCGCGGCGGAGATGCAGTGGTCCCTGCTGCCGCCGCTGGCGATGTCGGTTCCGCAGGTCGCGGTCGCCGGGATCCTGGAACCCGCCTACAACATCGCCGGTGACAGCTTCGACTACGCCCTCAACGACACGATCCTGCACGCCGCCGTGTTCGACGCGATGGGCCACGGCCTGGAGGCCGCCACGATGGCGACCGTCGCCGTCGGCGCCTACCGCCACGCCCGGCGCGCCTTGGTCGACCTGTCCGAGAAGTACATCTTCATGGACCAGGCCATCTCCCAGATGTTCGGGCCCGAACGCTTCGTCACGGCTCAGATGATGCATCTGGACATCGTGGAGGGCAGTCTGCTGTGGGTGAACGCGGGCCACCCGGCTCCGCTGCTGATCCGCGACCGTCAGGTCGTGGAGCGGCTGGAGAGCGCGACCACCCTGCCGGTCGGCTTCGGCGGACAACGACCCAAGATCAGCGGGCGACAGCTCCGGCGCGGTGATCGCGTGCTGTTCTACACCGACGGCGTCATCGAGGAGCGCAACCTCGCCGGAGAGACCTTCGGCGAGGACCGTCTCATCAACTGCATCAACAGCATGCAGCCGGTAGAAGAGGGACTGCGCGGAGAGCTTCGCCGGCTCTCCCACACCCTCAAGGGAGAACGAGGCGGGCACACCAGCGACGACGCGACGCTCTTCCTGGTCGAGTGGCGCGGAGGTACTGCCGACTACCTGACCGTCCTGGCCTGA
- a CDS encoding aldo/keto reductase, with translation MSERNVEQLFPVLDELGAGFVAYSSLGRGCVTGTATPAGERDGADMRNVDPRWRPGDVEKNGQAVGKLGDLAATKGITVSQLARQRRRRPSDQGRPRNDRRDPAARRLRRPLLRGPRARLDLNPRRDPSRPQASAELLS, from the coding sequence CTGTCCGAGCGGAACGTCGAGCAGCTCTTCCCGGTCCTCGACGAACTGGGCGCCGGCTTCGTCGCCTACTCGTCTCTCGGCCGCGGCTGCGTCACCGGCACCGCCACACCCGCCGGCGAACGCGACGGAGCCGACATGCGCAACGTCGACCCCCGCTGGCGGCCCGGCGACGTCGAGAAGAACGGCCAGGCCGTGGGCAAGCTCGGCGACCTGGCCGCGACCAAGGGCATCACCGTCTCCCAGCTGGCCCGCCAGCGCCGTCGACGCCCCTCTGACCAGGGGCGACCTCGCAACGATCGACGAGATCCTGCCGCACGGCGGCTTCGGCGCCCGCTACTCCGAGGACCACGCGCCCGTCTGGATCTGAATCCGCGCCGGGACCCGAGCCGCCCACAGGCATCGGCAGAACTCCTCTCGTAA
- a CDS encoding SDR family oxidoreductase, with protein sequence MDLSASTALVTGANRGFGRALAAELLSRGATVYAGARNPDQVDLPGAKPIALDITDPASVAAAAKATGDVTILVNNAGSSTGADLLTADLDDIRLEMNTHYLGTLTVARAFAPQIAANGGGAMLNVLSGLSWVSFPEFGAYCAAKSAEWSLTNTLRVQLADQGIRVAGLHVGYMDTDMVRTVDAAKSDPADIARIAVDGIAAGAYEILADNAARQAQAALSGGVSVLYPQLP encoded by the coding sequence ATGGACCTCTCCGCCAGCACCGCCCTTGTCACCGGAGCGAACCGGGGCTTCGGCCGGGCCCTCGCCGCCGAACTGCTCAGCCGTGGCGCCACCGTGTATGCCGGCGCCCGCAACCCCGACCAGGTCGACCTGCCCGGCGCCAAGCCGATCGCACTCGACATCACCGACCCCGCCTCCGTCGCGGCCGCCGCCAAGGCCACCGGCGACGTGACCATCCTGGTCAACAACGCGGGCTCCTCCACCGGCGCCGACCTGCTCACCGCCGACCTGGACGACATCCGCCTGGAGATGAACACCCACTACCTCGGCACCCTGACGGTGGCCCGCGCCTTCGCGCCCCAGATCGCGGCCAACGGCGGCGGGGCCATGCTGAACGTCCTGTCCGGGCTGTCCTGGGTCAGCTTCCCGGAGTTCGGCGCCTACTGCGCCGCCAAGTCCGCGGAGTGGTCGCTCACCAACACCCTGCGCGTGCAACTGGCCGACCAGGGCATCCGCGTGGCCGGTCTGCATGTGGGCTACATGGACACCGACATGGTCCGTACCGTCGACGCGGCCAAGTCCGACCCGGCCGACATCGCGCGCATCGCCGTGGACGGCATCGCCGCCGGCGCCTACGAGATCCTCGCCGACAACGCGGCCCGCCAGGCACAGGCAGCCCTGTCCGGGGGCGTCTCGGTGCTCTACCCGCAGCTCCCCTGA
- a CDS encoding enoyl-CoA hydratase/isomerase family protein has translation MSQPSTIRLERTTPRTARITFSNPPVNLVVPESIVTLHKIVSELENDPDIQVVVFASELPDFFINHFDAAAAADLPVPEHEDDNPLWTDMVLRLSKAPFVSIAAIRGRTRGAGNELALACDLRYASREKAFFGQPEVGLGLVPGGGGGERLPRSLGRDRALEAILTSADYDAELAERWGWVTRTLPDAELDAFVDATVARLASFDRQALATAKSQVNRATLPPDAHLVASFGEFAGTLTQPGFAARAVGLGALAAEKGLDVEYQLGEYIGRVSEAL, from the coding sequence ATGAGCCAGCCCAGCACGATCCGCCTGGAGCGGACGACCCCCCGGACGGCCAGGATCACGTTCTCGAATCCTCCCGTGAACCTGGTGGTTCCCGAGTCGATCGTGACGCTGCACAAGATCGTCTCGGAGCTGGAGAACGACCCGGACATCCAGGTCGTCGTCTTCGCCAGCGAACTTCCCGACTTCTTCATCAACCACTTCGACGCCGCCGCGGCCGCCGACCTCCCCGTGCCCGAGCACGAGGACGACAACCCGTTGTGGACCGACATGGTCCTGCGGCTGAGCAAGGCTCCGTTCGTCAGTATCGCGGCCATCCGGGGCCGTACCCGGGGCGCCGGCAACGAGCTGGCCCTCGCCTGCGACCTGCGCTACGCCAGCCGCGAGAAGGCGTTCTTCGGCCAGCCCGAGGTCGGCCTCGGCCTCGTCCCCGGCGGAGGCGGCGGCGAGCGGCTCCCGCGCTCCCTCGGTCGCGACCGCGCCCTGGAGGCGATCCTGACCAGCGCCGACTACGACGCCGAGTTGGCCGAGCGCTGGGGATGGGTCACCCGGACCCTGCCCGACGCGGAACTCGACGCCTTCGTCGACGCGACCGTCGCCCGCCTCGCCTCCTTCGACCGGCAGGCACTGGCAACCGCGAAGTCCCAGGTCAACCGGGCCACCCTGCCGCCGGACGCCCACCTGGTCGCCTCCTTCGGCGAGTTCGCGGGCACCCTGACGCAGCCGGGATTCGCCGCGCGCGCGGTCGGACTCGGCGCCCTGGCCGCCGAAAAGGGCCTCGACGTCGAGTACCAGCTGGGCGAGTACATCGGCCGGGTCAGCGAAGCCCTCTGA
- a CDS encoding TetR/AcrR family transcriptional regulator, giving the protein MRVTKAQAEQNRAHIVATAARLFRERGYDGVGVAELMAAAGFTHGGFYKHFRSKADLMAEASASGLSQTAARTEGLGLTEFVESYVSREHRDGRGDGCTIAALSGDAARQPADIRTEFAAGIENLLTALQAPSGTSEDADQRAARAMVIDMLAHSVGAVMLSRACPDGSPLADEILEVCRKEILASLAHDSSDRPAARSPEA; this is encoded by the coding sequence ATGCGAGTGACCAAGGCACAGGCGGAGCAGAACCGTGCGCACATCGTCGCGACAGCCGCCCGGCTGTTCCGCGAGCGCGGCTATGACGGTGTCGGCGTGGCGGAACTGATGGCGGCCGCCGGGTTCACCCATGGCGGGTTCTACAAGCACTTCCGTTCCAAGGCCGACCTGATGGCCGAAGCGTCCGCGAGCGGGCTCTCGCAGACGGCGGCACGGACGGAAGGCCTGGGCCTCACCGAGTTCGTCGAGAGCTACGTCTCCCGCGAGCATCGCGACGGGCGCGGCGACGGCTGCACCATCGCGGCCCTCAGCGGCGACGCCGCACGTCAGCCGGCGGACATCAGGACGGAGTTCGCGGCCGGGATCGAGAACCTGCTGACGGCCCTTCAGGCCCCGAGCGGCACGTCGGAGGATGCGGACCAGCGCGCGGCCCGCGCCATGGTGATCGACATGCTCGCCCATTCGGTCGGCGCGGTCATGCTGTCGCGGGCCTGCCCGGACGGTTCTCCGCTGGCGGACGAAATCCTCGAGGTCTGCCGCAAGGAAATCCTCGCCTCACTGGCACACGACAGCAGCGACCGGCCGGCGGCACGGAGCCCGGAAGCCTGA
- a CDS encoding alpha/beta fold hydrolase encodes MSDTHATAPTQYIEVDGDRFAYRRWGKPSGVPVFLVQHFRGGMDNWDPLLTDGLAEGREVILFNGRGIASSSGTPRNRVEDMADDIAAVIRALGLEQVDLLGFSLGGYQAQEVTLRHPQLVRKLLLLGTGLRGGDPTMDPKVPEVALNPVPGLEDFLFLFFGRSEAAIEAGRAFWERRHQRADQDPPSSPAVGQAQFEASMAYAEPLPGENPYAYLNAITQPTLVLNGENDVMIASINSWHLAQNIPNAQLLIYPDAGHGAHFQYPDRFLKHALQFLGE; translated from the coding sequence ATGAGTGACACGCACGCGACCGCACCGACCCAGTACATCGAGGTCGACGGCGACCGGTTCGCCTACCGGCGCTGGGGCAAGCCCTCCGGCGTCCCGGTCTTCCTCGTCCAGCACTTCCGCGGGGGAATGGACAACTGGGACCCCCTGCTCACCGACGGCCTGGCCGAAGGCCGCGAGGTCATCCTGTTCAACGGGCGCGGTATCGCCTCGTCGTCCGGCACGCCGCGCAACCGGGTCGAGGACATGGCCGACGACATCGCCGCGGTCATCCGGGCGCTGGGGCTGGAGCAGGTCGACCTGCTCGGCTTCTCCCTCGGCGGCTACCAGGCGCAGGAGGTCACGCTGCGCCACCCGCAGCTGGTGCGCAAGCTCCTCCTGCTCGGCACCGGCCTGCGCGGCGGGGACCCGACGATGGACCCCAAGGTGCCCGAGGTGGCGCTGAACCCGGTCCCCGGCCTGGAGGACTTCCTCTTCCTGTTCTTCGGCCGCTCGGAGGCCGCCATCGAAGCGGGCCGGGCCTTCTGGGAGCGCCGTCACCAGCGGGCCGACCAGGACCCGCCGAGCTCGCCCGCGGTCGGGCAGGCGCAGTTCGAAGCGTCCATGGCCTACGCGGAACCGCTGCCGGGCGAAAACCCTTACGCCTACCTGAACGCGATCACCCAGCCGACGCTGGTCCTCAACGGCGAGAACGACGTGATGATCGCCTCGATCAACTCCTGGCACCTCGCCCAGAACATCCCCAACGCCCAGCTGCTGATCTACCCCGACGCCGGGCACGGAGCGCACTTCCAGTACCCCGACCGGTTCCTGAAGCACGCCCTTCAGTTCCTCGGCGAGTAA